From a region of the Methylomonas rapida genome:
- a CDS encoding SDR family NAD(P)-dependent oxidoreductase yields the protein MTVTTNSSKGTALITGASTGIGAVYADRLAKRGYDLILVARNEERLKALTNQLHTETGRAVKAVVADLNVKADLSKIEEILREDKSISILVNNAGVGSVASILDDGVDDMEAMINLNITALTRLTYAVAPVFVSKGSGTIINISSVVGIAVELLNGVYSASKSYVLSFGHALQRDLADKGVRVQTVLPGGTITEFWDVAGYAKQNESPIMMTAGDLVDAALVGLEQGELVTIPSMQDENDWLRWEAARRELTPKFANPKPAPRYAVSI from the coding sequence ATGACAGTTACAACAAATTCCTCTAAAGGAACGGCGCTGATTACCGGCGCATCTACTGGTATTGGAGCTGTATACGCTGATCGCCTCGCCAAGCGCGGCTATGACCTCATCCTTGTGGCTCGGAATGAGGAACGCCTGAAAGCGCTAACAAACCAATTGCATACGGAGACGGGGCGTGCAGTGAAAGCCGTTGTGGCCGATTTGAACGTCAAAGCCGATCTTTCCAAGATCGAGGAGATTCTTCGCGAAGACAAAAGCATTTCGATTCTAGTGAACAACGCAGGGGTCGGCTCGGTCGCTTCGATACTTGACGACGGTGTAGACGATATGGAAGCGATGATCAACCTTAACATCACTGCGCTGACGCGTCTTACTTATGCTGTGGCCCCCGTGTTTGTCAGTAAAGGTTCAGGCACTATCATCAATATCAGCTCGGTAGTCGGCATTGCTGTTGAATTGCTGAATGGCGTCTACAGTGCGTCGAAATCTTATGTATTGAGTTTTGGCCATGCACTTCAACGTGATCTAGCCGATAAAGGCGTGCGAGTTCAGACGGTACTCCCCGGTGGGACTATAACGGAGTTCTGGGATGTGGCCGGTTACGCCAAACAAAATGAATCTCCCATTATGATGACTGCTGGGGATCTGGTTGATGCGGCTCTTGTTGGTCTCGAACAAGGCGAACTAGTGACTATTCCTTCGATGCAGGACGAAAACGACTGGCTGCGCTGGGAAGCTGCTCGCCGCGAGTTGACACCAAAATTTGCCAATCCAAAACCTGCGCCACGCTACGCAGTGTCTATTTAG
- a CDS encoding HesA/MoeB/ThiF family protein produces MDLNKQENQYYHRQLILPQIGKAGQQALKKANVLVIGAGGLGCPVLMSLCGVGVGRIGIIDPDKVTVSNLHRQMLYGFSQIGEFKAEAAINRLKDLNPNIVLNAYSERLASENAIELISQYDVIVDATDNFPTRYLINDVCVYLDKPFVLGSIDRFQGQVSVLNFRDDQGNKWPTYRCIFPKPSAPETAPDCSQNGVIGVLPGVIGNLQANEVIKVICGIGEVLYGKVIIFDALSNQIVQLSIQRNEKAVQQALKNASNFKSFDYESFCNSTQKKINEITAIDLHKKIQNKEKIQLIDVRSTPEFQVELPNSIHIPLNDLHANINKISRDGGMVVFYCDHGVNSAKMVRMLHHGSKSKNLFNLKGGLAAWLKIENNNHEK; encoded by the coding sequence ATGGATTTAAATAAGCAGGAAAATCAGTATTATCATCGCCAACTAATTTTACCTCAGATTGGCAAAGCAGGACAACAAGCTTTAAAAAAAGCAAACGTACTTGTCATCGGTGCCGGTGGCTTGGGATGTCCTGTTTTAATGTCGTTGTGCGGTGTTGGTGTAGGCAGAATTGGTATTATAGACCCGGACAAAGTAACGGTTTCTAATTTGCATCGTCAAATGTTATATGGTTTTTCACAAATTGGAGAGTTCAAAGCTGAAGCCGCAATAAATCGTTTAAAAGATCTTAATCCTAATATTGTTTTAAACGCATACAGTGAAAGATTGGCTTCGGAAAATGCTATCGAATTGATTTCACAGTATGATGTTATTGTTGATGCGACAGACAATTTCCCAACACGTTATTTGATCAATGATGTTTGTGTTTATTTGGATAAACCTTTTGTTTTAGGATCAATAGATAGATTCCAGGGCCAAGTGAGTGTATTAAACTTCAGAGATGATCAAGGAAATAAATGGCCAACTTATCGTTGTATATTCCCCAAGCCATCAGCTCCTGAAACAGCGCCAGATTGTTCACAAAATGGTGTGATTGGAGTTTTGCCAGGAGTTATTGGTAATTTACAGGCAAACGAAGTTATTAAAGTTATATGCGGAATAGGTGAGGTGTTATATGGGAAAGTTATAATATTTGACGCATTGAGCAATCAAATAGTCCAGTTATCCATTCAACGAAACGAAAAAGCTGTACAACAAGCTCTAAAAAATGCATCAAATTTCAAATCATTTGATTATGAAAGTTTTTGTAATTCTACACAGAAAAAAATAAATGAAATCACTGCTATTGATTTGCACAAGAAAATACAAAATAAAGAAAAAATACAATTGATTGATGTTCGTTCGACACCTGAATTTCAAGTGGAGTTGCCGAATTCTATCCACATTCCGCTAAATGATTTGCATGCTAACATTAATAAAATATCGAGAGATGGCGGTATGGTTGTTTTTTATTGTGATCATGGCGTCAACAGCGCAAAGATGGTTAGAATGCTACATCATGGCAGTAAATCTAAAAATTTATTTAATCTAAAAGGCGGTTTGGCAGCTTGGCTGAAAATCGAAAATAATAATCATGAAAAATAA
- a CDS encoding IS5 family transposase: MRGADNIQEQLFSYRTLESRIPKKHPLRKLRQVVDLLLGTLNDEFDALYARRGRDSIPPERLLRASLLQVLFSIRSERQLVEHIDFNLLYRWFVGLTMDDAVWDHSTFSANRDRLLNEHISRLFFERVLALADWKKLISDEHFSVDGTLIQAWASHKRFVKKDGSTPPPEDGGRNPTVNFKGEKRSNDTHESRTDPDARLYKKSEGDKSQLAFLGHALMENRSGLVVDVEITQATGTAEREAAHAMVKRTIHKPGATLGADKNYDTQDFVAKLRQRKVTPHVASKEKGSAIDGRTTRHDGYRKSLKVRKRIEEVFGWAKTVGPLRQTKFRGLKKVAAQTIFTFAAYNLTRMGTIFGWRYSTA, from the coding sequence ATGCGTGGCGCCGACAACATTCAAGAACAACTGTTCAGTTACCGAACCCTGGAAAGCCGGATTCCCAAAAAGCATCCGCTACGCAAGTTGCGTCAAGTGGTCGACCTGTTACTCGGCACCCTCAACGATGAGTTCGACGCACTCTACGCCCGCCGCGGCCGGGACTCCATTCCGCCGGAACGCCTGCTACGCGCCAGTTTGTTGCAAGTCCTGTTCTCTATCCGCTCGGAGCGGCAACTGGTGGAACATATCGACTTTAACCTGCTGTACCGCTGGTTCGTCGGCTTGACGATGGACGACGCCGTATGGGATCACTCCACCTTTAGCGCCAATCGCGACCGCTTGCTGAACGAGCACATCAGCCGTTTGTTCTTCGAACGGGTGCTGGCCTTGGCTGACTGGAAGAAGCTGATCTCCGACGAGCATTTCTCGGTGGACGGAACATTGATTCAAGCCTGGGCCTCGCACAAGCGTTTCGTGAAGAAAGACGGCTCAACCCCGCCGCCGGAAGATGGCGGCCGCAATCCTACGGTCAACTTCAAGGGCGAGAAACGCAGCAACGACACTCACGAATCACGCACCGATCCCGATGCCCGGCTGTACAAAAAGAGCGAGGGCGACAAGTCTCAACTGGCTTTCCTCGGTCATGCCCTGATGGAGAACCGCAGCGGCTTGGTCGTCGACGTCGAAATCACCCAGGCCACCGGCACCGCGGAACGCGAGGCGGCTCACGCCATGGTCAAACGCACCATCCACAAACCCGGCGCGACCTTGGGTGCGGATAAGAATTACGATACGCAGGATTTTGTCGCTAAGTTACGCCAGCGCAAAGTCACGCCGCATGTCGCCAGCAAGGAAAAAGGCTCAGCTATTGACGGCCGCACCACCCGACACGATGGTTACCGAAAAAGCCTCAAAGTCCGCAAGCGGATCGAAGAAGTCTTCGGTTGGGCCAAGACCGTCGGCCCGCTACGGCAAACCAAGTTCCGTGGCTTGAAGAAGGTTGCCGCACAAACGATTTTTACCTTTGCCGCCTATAACCTGACGCGCATGGGTACCATTTTCGGTTGGCGTTACAGCACCGCCTAG
- a CDS encoding tautomerase family protein, which produces MPSYVCSVPNGKLSDAQKQEIATSITNRHCHATGAPPFFVQVVIEEEGASKRYIGGLVTTEYIWVRVDMRAGRSEELMLHIVDDVSRISGVPVENVWINLCMLEPTDMVEYGRVLPGSGKEQQWFETLPLPVRDRLEQLGINQHKFQL; this is translated from the coding sequence ATGCCATCGTATGTATGTTCTGTTCCGAATGGAAAGTTGAGCGACGCTCAGAAGCAGGAGATCGCAACTTCCATCACCAATCGTCACTGCCACGCCACCGGGGCACCGCCTTTCTTCGTCCAAGTCGTTATCGAGGAAGAGGGTGCGTCAAAGCGTTATATTGGCGGGCTAGTGACGACCGAATACATTTGGGTTCGCGTCGATATGCGCGCGGGACGTTCAGAAGAACTCATGCTGCATATCGTTGACGATGTGAGCCGCATTTCAGGTGTACCTGTCGAAAACGTCTGGATCAATCTGTGTATGCTCGAACCGACAGACATGGTGGAGTATGGCCGTGTCCTTCCAGGATCTGGCAAGGAACAGCAATGGTTCGAAACCCTGCCTCTGCCGGTCAGGGATCGGTTGGAGCAACTTGGCATCAACCAACACAAATTCCAGCTTTGA
- a CDS encoding transposase — MMSAQDDLFGSLFEHRDRRLDRLGNPLLELDAQVDWEAFRPLLDPVRNKVRKSSAGRKPWDGVLMFKALVLGSLYNLSNEQLEFQIEDRRSFQRFIGLSDAKHAPDRNSYWLFRESLKELKLTETLFNEFNRQLDRAGMIARKGQLIDASFVKAPVQRNTPEEDA; from the coding sequence ATGATGAGTGCACAAGACGACCTTTTCGGTTCCCTGTTCGAACATCGCGATCGTCGGCTTGATCGGTTGGGCAATCCGTTGCTGGAGTTGGACGCACAAGTGGATTGGGAAGCGTTCCGGCCGTTGCTGGATCCAGTACGTAACAAAGTCCGCAAATCGTCAGCCGGACGGAAGCCTTGGGATGGGGTTTTGATGTTCAAGGCCTTAGTGCTGGGCAGTCTCTATAACCTGAGTAACGAGCAATTGGAATTTCAGATCGAAGATAGGCGCAGTTTCCAGCGTTTTATCGGTTTGTCGGATGCCAAGCATGCGCCGGACCGCAATAGTTACTGGCTGTTTCGCGAGTCACTCAAAGAACTGAAACTCACCGAGACGCTGTTCAATGAATTCAACCGGCAATTGGATCGAGCCGGCATGATCGCCCGTAAGGGCCAACTGATCGACGCCAGCTTCGTCAAGGCGCCGGTGCAGCGTAATACGCCGGAAGAAGATGCATAA
- a CDS encoding SDR family NAD(P)-dependent oxidoreductase — MKPTAVVVGVGSEEGLGAALARRFAKEGFHVIVGGRTAEKIERVVKSLGDGNSTAVQVDATKEEDVLRLFQTASAPGEGKSPASVVIFNAGNNQYIPFRELSGEKFEDFWRVGCLAGFLVGREAVNLLLPQGTGTIIFTGASASLRGRPGFAHFSAAKAGLRMLSQSMAREFGPQGLHVAHVVIDGGINGTKLKSILPGILDQRGLDGLLNIDAIAETYWQLHLQHPTAWTHEIDLRPFKESF; from the coding sequence ATGAAACCAACAGCAGTTGTCGTGGGTGTGGGATCCGAAGAAGGGCTTGGTGCTGCCTTGGCCCGCCGCTTCGCGAAGGAGGGCTTTCACGTAATCGTCGGGGGACGAACCGCCGAGAAGATTGAGCGAGTAGTGAAAAGTCTCGGCGATGGCAATAGCACGGCGGTTCAGGTGGATGCCACCAAAGAAGAAGATGTATTACGCCTGTTCCAGACAGCATCGGCACCGGGCGAAGGGAAATCGCCGGCGAGCGTTGTGATCTTCAACGCAGGTAACAACCAGTACATCCCGTTTCGTGAGCTGTCGGGAGAGAAGTTCGAGGATTTCTGGCGTGTAGGGTGTCTCGCCGGTTTCCTTGTTGGTCGCGAAGCCGTAAATCTCCTACTCCCACAAGGGACGGGAACGATTATCTTTACGGGAGCCTCGGCGAGTCTGAGAGGCCGTCCCGGTTTTGCGCACTTCTCGGCCGCGAAGGCTGGCCTGCGCATGCTCAGTCAGAGCATGGCCAGGGAGTTCGGGCCGCAAGGTTTGCACGTTGCCCATGTCGTAATCGATGGCGGTATCAACGGCACCAAGTTGAAATCTATCCTACCTGGGATACTCGATCAACGGGGTCTGGACGGACTTCTCAACATCGATGCCATCGCCGAAACGTATTGGCAATTGCATCTGCAACACCCGACGGCCTGGACGCATGAGATCGATCTGCGGCCATTCAAAGAATCGTTTTAA
- a CDS encoding molybdopterin-containing oxidoreductase family protein translates to MSKETKWAICSTCDINCGLLVTVEDGKVKSIKKNPDHPLTPNSICVKGANANKYITHPDRLTHALRRVGERGSGQWEQIGTKQALDEIADKMKQLIAEDGPETVGSTYGWSSNAGAASRRFMNLLGSPNWTWTGFICLANSTVPSKATYGFWQFPDFHNTKCIVLLGHAPGPQRWTAEYLWIKDALDRGAKLIVTDPRRNSYSDQADIFLQIKPATDSAYLLAWINVIIKEQLYDKEFVEKWTIGFEQLAERVKDYTPEWASEITGAPADKIRDSARMYATTGPAVIPWGAVPDHHANSTQTLRALTILRSITGNLDVPGGELLMGYHPEISSDDEFELNERLSPEQRKKQLGMNRFKLLSWETLEKTGPAMEKVWGKKYSNQVSGGAMAHPASMWEAMKTGKPYRLRALISQCNNTLNSYPNTTHIYEGLMNLDLLVVMDLIKSPTAQIADYILPATHWLERPNLFNYWDWIPVYQGGQQSVQAPEECLHDWMLWRELGVRLGQEKDWPASMEDAYDERLKPAGLTWEKLSTQDRASAPEITFKKYEQTGFGTPSGKVELYSSIFEELGYDPLPSWIEPPESHVRKPELAKTHPLTFFTGMRENYWFHSFGLGRSTKELRSREPDPRMQIHPDTAYDLDLSDGDWAWVESTSGKRIKLRSWLSNDTPPNVVRVPHGWWYPETTGSEEPGAALSSLWKSADAVILHDSDEYCDKEQGNFQLRGLACKVYKVEDGTEGTSYSA, encoded by the coding sequence ATGAGCAAAGAAACGAAATGGGCCATCTGTAGCACCTGCGATATCAATTGCGGACTTCTTGTCACCGTTGAAGATGGGAAGGTGAAATCAATAAAAAAAAATCCAGATCATCCACTTACGCCGAATTCAATCTGCGTAAAGGGGGCAAATGCAAATAAATACATCACTCACCCCGATCGATTAACGCATGCTCTGAGGAGAGTCGGTGAGCGCGGATCTGGCCAATGGGAACAAATTGGCACAAAGCAAGCTTTAGATGAGATTGCCGATAAGATGAAGCAATTGATAGCAGAAGACGGTCCGGAAACAGTTGGTAGCACTTATGGATGGAGCTCTAACGCCGGCGCAGCATCACGAAGATTTATGAATCTCCTGGGGAGTCCGAACTGGACTTGGACAGGATTCATCTGCTTGGCCAATTCCACAGTGCCCAGTAAAGCGACTTACGGCTTTTGGCAGTTTCCAGACTTTCATAATACCAAATGCATCGTACTTTTAGGTCATGCACCGGGACCTCAAAGATGGACGGCTGAATATTTATGGATTAAAGATGCCTTGGATAGAGGCGCAAAATTAATCGTCACAGATCCTCGCCGTAATAGCTACAGTGATCAAGCGGACATTTTTTTACAGATTAAGCCGGCTACGGATAGCGCCTATTTACTGGCCTGGATCAATGTGATCATCAAAGAACAGCTCTATGACAAAGAATTTGTAGAAAAGTGGACCATAGGTTTTGAACAACTTGCTGAAAGAGTGAAGGATTATACACCGGAATGGGCATCAGAAATCACTGGAGCGCCAGCAGATAAGATTCGTGATTCTGCCCGCATGTATGCTACCACTGGTCCGGCTGTGATCCCCTGGGGAGCCGTGCCCGATCACCATGCCAACAGCACTCAGACTTTACGAGCCTTAACCATCTTGAGATCTATCACTGGTAATCTTGATGTTCCAGGAGGGGAGTTGTTGATGGGATACCATCCAGAAATTTCGTCGGATGATGAATTTGAACTCAATGAGAGACTATCGCCTGAACAACGCAAAAAACAGCTCGGTATGAATCGTTTTAAGCTCTTGAGTTGGGAAACACTTGAAAAAACCGGCCCAGCAATGGAAAAGGTTTGGGGGAAGAAATACTCAAATCAGGTATCTGGCGGCGCGATGGCGCATCCTGCAAGCATGTGGGAAGCAATGAAAACGGGCAAACCCTATCGCTTGAGAGCTCTTATATCGCAATGCAACAACACCTTAAACAGTTATCCCAATACCACTCATATATACGAAGGATTGATGAATTTGGATCTATTAGTGGTCATGGATCTTATAAAGTCACCAACAGCTCAAATCGCCGATTATATTCTGCCGGCTACTCATTGGCTTGAAAGGCCGAACCTGTTTAATTACTGGGATTGGATTCCAGTATATCAGGGCGGACAACAATCGGTTCAAGCTCCGGAAGAATGTTTGCACGATTGGATGTTGTGGCGTGAGCTTGGTGTTCGTTTGGGACAGGAGAAAGATTGGCCAGCTAGTATGGAAGATGCCTACGATGAACGGTTAAAGCCAGCGGGTTTAACATGGGAAAAATTATCAACCCAAGATCGGGCTTCTGCACCTGAAATAACTTTCAAGAAGTACGAGCAAACCGGCTTTGGGACACCTAGTGGAAAAGTCGAGCTTTATTCAAGTATTTTTGAAGAGCTAGGCTACGATCCGTTGCCCAGTTGGATTGAACCACCGGAAAGTCATGTAAGGAAACCGGAGCTAGCGAAGACGCATCCGTTGACCTTTTTCACCGGTATGCGCGAAAACTATTGGTTTCACAGTTTTGGGCTCGGTCGATCCACAAAGGAACTGCGTAGCCGTGAACCTGACCCGCGAATGCAAATTCACCCAGATACGGCATACGATTTAGATCTATCAGACGGAGACTGGGCATGGGTGGAATCAACTAGCGGAAAGAGAATAAAACTCAGATCGTGGCTAAGTAACGATACACCCCCTAATGTAGTCAGAGTACCTCACGGTTGGTGGTACCCGGAAACAACTGGCAGCGAAGAGCCAGGGGCCGCGCTATCCAGCCTTTGGAAATCGGCAGATGCCGTCATCCTTCATGATTCTGACGAATACTGTGATAAAGAACAAGGCAACTTCCAACTCAGAGGATTGGCGTGCAAGGTATATAAAGTAGAGGATGGAACAGAAGGAACAAGCTATTCAGCATAA
- the moaA gene encoding GTP 3',8-cyclase MoaA has protein sequence MSEITKPLALEKKEMSVTYLHTMYSKNPTDSQLVDPQGRHINYLRLAVTDRCNFRCTYCMPEDGIDLKARDDIMRFQEMEHLLGLFLELGITKVRITGGEPFVRKGLSEFLIRINQFDKLKSINLTTNAYFMEDAISLFQKIKIDNINISLDSLDREIFYKITRRDDFEKVWGNIEKLLLTDLAIKINMVVIKGVNDSEIVEFSELAKNNKVEIRFIEQMPFNGGCFSSDILSAEEIIAILQNAYPRMMEYFKSSSTARIFEIPGFKGKLGVIAGHSRTFCSTCSRLRLTPEGILKTCLYDHGSVNLKDMLRSGRSDQEIKSAVKDAVSQRAKDGFESEQRALQKVHFSKKKLSMAQIGG, from the coding sequence ATGTCAGAAATAACAAAGCCTCTCGCACTTGAAAAGAAGGAAATGAGCGTGACCTATTTGCACACAATGTACTCGAAAAATCCAACAGATTCCCAGTTGGTTGACCCGCAAGGGCGTCATATAAATTATTTAAGGCTTGCTGTTACTGACCGTTGTAATTTCCGCTGTACTTACTGTATGCCAGAAGACGGTATTGACCTTAAAGCACGTGATGACATTATGCGGTTTCAGGAAATGGAGCATCTTCTTGGATTGTTTCTGGAATTAGGTATAACCAAAGTGCGTATTACCGGTGGTGAACCTTTTGTTCGCAAAGGCTTGTCTGAATTCTTAATAAGAATAAATCAATTTGACAAACTGAAATCAATCAATTTAACAACGAATGCGTATTTTATGGAAGATGCAATTTCATTGTTTCAAAAAATAAAAATAGACAATATTAATATCAGTCTTGACTCTTTGGATAGAGAAATATTTTATAAAATCACCCGGCGAGATGATTTTGAGAAAGTGTGGGGTAACATTGAAAAATTGTTGCTAACAGATTTGGCAATAAAGATAAACATGGTAGTTATCAAAGGTGTCAATGATAGTGAGATTGTTGAATTTTCTGAATTGGCTAAAAATAATAAAGTCGAAATCCGTTTTATTGAACAAATGCCCTTTAATGGTGGGTGCTTTTCAAGCGATATACTTTCTGCAGAGGAAATCATTGCCATTTTACAGAATGCATACCCAAGAATGATGGAATATTTTAAATCAAGTTCAACCGCAAGGATTTTTGAAATCCCGGGATTTAAAGGAAAGCTTGGTGTCATCGCTGGTCATTCCAGAACTTTTTGTTCCACATGTAGCCGTTTAAGACTCACTCCTGAAGGCATATTAAAAACCTGTCTCTACGACCATGGTTCGGTAAATTTAAAAGACATGCTACGTTCAGGTCGAAGTGACCAGGAAATAAAGTCGGCAGTTAAAGATGCTGTGTCCCAAAGAGCAAAAGATGGATTTGAATCGGAACAGCGAGCATTACAAAAAGTCCATTTTTCAAAAAAAAAACTTTCAATGGCGCAGATAGGTGGATAA
- a CDS encoding molybdenum cofactor biosynthesis protein MoaE produces MKNNNYFVQGGIDPIFIGEQIAMYGSKHDIGAHSIFLGQVRADVKVKKQVSGIEYSTYEDMANEAFSKIREEAFEKWSLSCLYIFHSIGLVNTGELSLFVFCSSGHRRESIKAMEKVVEDIKHKIPIWKKEVMTDQSACWVYK; encoded by the coding sequence ATGAAAAATAATAATTATTTTGTTCAAGGTGGGATTGATCCGATTTTCATTGGAGAGCAGATAGCAATGTATGGTTCCAAGCATGATATCGGAGCCCATTCAATTTTTCTCGGTCAAGTACGTGCCGATGTAAAAGTAAAAAAACAAGTTTCTGGGATTGAGTACTCCACTTATGAAGATATGGCCAACGAAGCATTTTCAAAAATTCGTGAAGAAGCCTTTGAAAAATGGTCTTTAAGTTGTTTGTACATATTTCATAGCATCGGATTAGTAAATACTGGAGAGCTATCACTTTTTGTTTTCTGCTCTTCCGGACATCGGAGAGAAAGCATTAAAGCAATGGAGAAAGTTGTTGAGGATATTAAGCATAAAATTCCAATCTGGAAAAAGGAAGTTATGACAGATCAATCTGCTTGCTGGGTTTATAAATAG
- a CDS encoding GlxA family transcriptional regulator, translating into MHNDHICGNMVKKVMTFPDIRLMHTIGLVVFPNFQSLGLAVASVFEYANILNGSKMYQFRLVSEEGGPVMTSQTFSVNTERLCDSTYDTLIVAGDNECKLPSASLLDYIRNAPTQTRRIASICTGAFILAEAGLLEGKHATTHWAHANNFRKCYPNVLLDEDRIFVVDGQIWTSAGLTAGVDLALAIVEKDLGSEVARMVARKLVVYQRRGGGQSQFSALLELDPKSDRVQKALIYAKENLRSDLSVESLAEIARLSPRQFSRVFREETGQTPAKAIEHLRVEAARLMIETSQHPIEIIARETGFGDRERMRQAFLRAFGQPPQHIQRAFTSGHL; encoded by the coding sequence ATGCATAATGACCATATATGTGGCAATATGGTTAAAAAAGTCATGACATTTCCGGACATTAGACTTATGCATACTATCGGACTCGTTGTTTTTCCAAATTTCCAATCATTAGGATTAGCCGTGGCAAGCGTATTTGAATACGCTAATATTTTGAATGGCAGTAAGATGTATCAGTTCCGCCTTGTCTCTGAAGAAGGAGGACCCGTGATGACATCGCAGACTTTTTCGGTAAATACAGAGCGACTTTGTGACTCAACCTACGATACGCTTATCGTCGCTGGTGATAACGAATGTAAGCTCCCCTCCGCCAGCCTATTGGACTATATTCGTAATGCGCCGACTCAGACTAGACGTATCGCTTCAATTTGTACTGGTGCTTTCATCCTTGCCGAAGCGGGACTTCTCGAAGGGAAACACGCGACGACACACTGGGCTCATGCCAACAATTTTAGGAAATGCTACCCCAACGTATTGCTCGATGAGGACCGTATCTTCGTCGTGGACGGCCAAATATGGACTTCGGCTGGTTTGACCGCAGGTGTGGACCTTGCTTTGGCTATCGTGGAAAAGGATTTGGGGTCGGAAGTCGCTCGTATGGTTGCTCGTAAGCTTGTCGTTTATCAGCGACGGGGCGGTGGGCAATCACAGTTTTCTGCTCTTCTTGAGTTGGACCCAAAGTCTGACCGTGTGCAAAAAGCTCTCATCTATGCAAAAGAGAATCTACGCAGTGACTTGTCTGTAGAGTCACTTGCCGAAATCGCTCGGCTGAGTCCACGCCAATTTAGCCGAGTGTTTCGGGAGGAAACTGGACAAACACCTGCTAAAGCTATTGAACATCTTCGCGTAGAAGCAGCCAGACTTATGATAGAGACAAGTCAACATCCGATCGAAATCATTGCACGAGAAACAGGGTTCGGCGACCGAGAACGTATGAGACAAGCATTCCTTCGCGCTTTTGGACAGCCGCCACAGCATATTCAACGAGCATTTACTAGTGGGCACCTCTAA
- a CDS encoding MoaD/ThiS family protein, protein MKVNVIFFGVLVDLVGQSMLTIQDADNIDDLKMKLVTRYPGLEGYTYRMAVNQQMIENNKRLFDNDTIAMMPPFAGG, encoded by the coding sequence ATGAAGGTTAATGTAATTTTTTTTGGCGTTCTGGTCGACTTGGTTGGGCAAAGTATGTTGACAATCCAAGACGCAGATAATATTGATGATTTAAAAATGAAATTGGTAACAAGGTATCCAGGCTTGGAAGGCTACACGTATAGAATGGCTGTAAACCAACAAATGATTGAAAACAACAAACGTCTTTTTGATAACGACACTATCGCAATGATGCCCCCGTTTGCCGGGGGCTGA